In Helianthus annuus cultivar XRQ/B chromosome 8, HanXRQr2.0-SUNRISE, whole genome shotgun sequence, a single genomic region encodes these proteins:
- the LOC110873290 gene encoding zinc finger CCCH domain-containing protein 25 has product MNPLTLVKRIQNINSKEASLGISEEASWHAKYKDSAYVYVGGIPFDLTEGDLLAVFAQYGEIVDVNLVRDKGTGKSKGFAFVAYEDQRSTILAVDNLNGAQVLGRTIRVDHVTKYKKKEEEDEEAEQQKREARGVCRAFQRGECTRGAGCRFSHNEQRAANTGWGAEDAKNSRWENDKYVGPTRGPGSGPSHRGMRDKDGCDRQKETSSRDEDTRSSRMKPDKKDEDYFGKRSSRYDSADDDRRNEKRSKYDSESYRRERQESDRRTSRDHRRKDEDHRVRSHRE; this is encoded by the exons atgaatCCACTGACGTTAGTGAAGCGTATACAGAACATAAACTCAAAGGAAGCATCGTTAGGTATCTCTGAGGAGGCTTCATGGCATGCTAAATACAAAGATTCAGCATATGTTTATGTTGGAGGCATTCCTTTTGACCTAACTGAAGGAGATCTTCTTGCTGTTTTTGCTCA GTACGGTGAGATTGTTGATGTCAACCTGGTTAGAGATAAAGGCACCGGAAAATCGAAAGGCTTTGCTTTTGTTGCATACGAGGACCAGAGAAGCACAATTCTTGCTGTCG ataaTCTGAACGGTGCTCAAGTTCTTGGTCGTACGATAAGAGTGGATCACGTTACtaaatacaaaaagaaagaagaagaggatgaagaaGCAGAGCAACAGAAACGAGAGGCAAGAGGTGTGTGTCGTGCGTTTCAGAGAGGCGAATGTACACGTGGCGCTGGATGCAGATTCTCTCATAATGAGCAA AGAGCTGCAAACACGGGTTGGGgtgctgaagatgctaaaaattCAAGATGGGAGAATGACAAGTATGTAGGCCCAACAAGAGGCCCAGGCTCGGGCCCATCACATCGGGGGATGCGTGACAAAGACGGCTGCGACAGACAAAAAGAAACAAGTTCAAGAGATGAAGATACCAGAAGCAGTAGAATGAAACCGGACAAAAAAGATGAAGATTATTTTGGTAAAAGATCATCCAGGTATGATTCTGCAGATGATGATCGAAGGAATGAAAAGAGGTCAAAGTATGACTCGGAATCTTATCGAAGAGAGCGTCAAGAATCTGACAGAAGAACAAGTCGTGACCACAGAAGGAAGGATGAAGATCACCGCGTAAGATCACATAGAGAATGA
- the LOC110873291 gene encoding anthranilate synthase alpha subunit 2, chloroplastic → METLAISHRPLPPSLRRTSLRSGVSSTPPSVTLLNNASTSRFLTLRCSAQSPTASVDHSVKFKEAAKHGNLIPLYRSIFSDHLTPVMAYRCLVKEDDRDAPSFLFESVEPGLKASNVGRYSVIGAQPTMEIVAKENMVTVMDHHEGRKTEEFVEDPMVVPRRIMEQWKPQRIDELPDAFCGGWVGYFSYDTVRYVETKKLPFSKAPEDDRNLPDVHLGLYDDVIVFDHVEKKAYVIHWVRMDQYSSVDEAFKDGTERLETLVSRVHDIVPPKLSPGSIKLYTSLFGPSLKKSNMSSEAYKEAVLQAKEHILAGDIFQIVLSQRFERRTFADPFEVYRALRIVNPSPYMTYLQARGSILVASSPEILTRVKKRKVTNRPLAGTIRRGKTPKEDYMLENQLLHDEKQCAEHIMLVDLGRNDVGKVSKPGSVNVEKLMNVERYSHVMHISSTVTGELLDELSTWDALRAALPVGTVSGAPKVKAMELIDELEVNRRGPYSGGFGGISFTGDMDIALALRTIVFPTAARYDTMYKYQDADKRRDWVAHLQAGAGIVADSDPADEHRECENKAAALARAIDLAESSFVDK, encoded by the exons ATGGAAACCCTAGCTATCTCCCACCGCCCTCTTCCGCCGTCTCTCCGTCGTACTTCCCTCCGCTCCGGCGTCTCCTCCACTCCTCCCTCCGTCACTCTCCTCAACAACGCCTCCACCTCTCGCTTCCTCACTCTCAGATGCTCTGCTCAATCTCCAACCGCTTCAG TCGATCATTCGGTGAAGTTTAAGGAAGCCGCAAAGCATGGGAATTTGATTCCGTTATACAGGTCGATTTTTTCCGATCATCTGACTCCAGTTATGGCTTACAGGTGTCTCGTCAAAGAAGACGATCGTGATGCACCGAGCTTTTTGTTTGAATCTGTTGAGCCAGGATTAAAGGCTTCCAATGTT GGGCGGTACAGTGTGATTGGAGCTCAACCTACTATGGAAATTGTGGCGAAAGAGAATATGGTTACAGTTATGGACCACCATGAAGGGCGAAAGACGGAAGAGTTTGTGGAGGATCCCATGGTGGTACCTAGGAGGATAATGGAGCAATGGAAACCCCAAAGAATTGACGAGCTCCCTGATGCATTTTGTG GTGGCTGGGTTGGTTATTTCTCTTATGACACGGTGCGGTATGTAGAGACGAAAAAGCTTCCATTTTCAAAAGCGCCAGAGGATGATAGGAACCTTCCAGATGTTCATCTTGGCCTTTATGATGATGTGATCGTGTTTGACCATGTCGAGAAG AAAGCATATGTGATACATTGGGTGCGAATGGATCAATATTCCTCTGTCGATGAAGCTTTTAAAGATGGAACAGAACGTTTGGAGACATTAGTGTCCAGAGTTCACGATATCGTTCC ACCAAAACTTTCTCCAGGGTCAATAAAATTATATACGAGCCTATTTGGGCCTTCTTTAAAGAAGTCAAACATGTCAAGTGAAGCTTACAAGGAGGCAGTGTTGCAGGCTAAAGAACATATTTTAGCTGGGGATATATTTCAAATTGTCTTGAGTCAACGTTTTGAACGACGTACATTTGCAGATCCATTTGAAGTTTACCGGGCCCTGAGAATTGTCAACCCAAGCCCATACATGACTTACTTACAG GCTAGAGGGTCTATTCTTGTTGCTTCAAGTCCTGAAATTCTTACCCGTGTGAAGAAG AGAAAAGTTACAAATAGACCCCTTGCTGGGACTATCAGAAGAGGGAAGACACCTAAAGAAGACTATATGTTGGAAAATCAACTACTTCATGATGAAAAACAATGCGCAGAGCATATCATGCTGGTTGATCTAGGGAGAAATGATGTTGGGAAG GTTTCAAAACCTGGTTCTGTTAACGTCGAGAAACTGATGAATGTTGAACGGTATTCTCACGTCATGCATATCAGCTCCACG GTCACTGGAGAGCTTCTTGATGAATTAAGTACTTGGGACGCACTTCGTGCTGCTTTACCAGTCGGAACAGTCAGTGGGGCCCCTAAG GTAAAAGCCATGGAACTGATCGATGAGCTGGAAGTGAATAGACGTGGGCCATACAGTGGTGGGTTTGGAGGGATCTCGTTCACTGGTGACATGGACATTGCCTTGGCCTTGAGAACAATCGTGTTCCCTACAGCAGCACGTTACGACACGATGTACAAGTACCAGGATGCGGACAAGCGTCGTGATTGGGTGGCCCACCTTCAAGCCGGGGCAGGTATAGTGGCGGATAGTGATCCTGCTGATGAACACCGAGAATGTGAGAACAAAGCTGCAGCACTTGCACGCGCTATTGATCTTGCTGAGTCATCATTTGTCGACAAATGA
- the LOC110873292 gene encoding cell division control protein 6 homolog B — protein MPSIAAARSSPMPMVNGDVSSPHKRRLRSNSASFDDPVCNTPAKSCSSLKSKSPRRSVNDSPNRSRSNVETGVSLLKLKNSPRKKLLDSILDKPIWNPTDSEQLSVVKEALHVSTAPTMIVCREDEQKRIVEFCKQCVEQEKAGSLYICGCPGTGKSLSMENVKGCLAGWAKETGGQLPDILAINCTSFSNTSEIFNKILEKSKPNKKVNGRSTALKQLQQMYSQKQQSADTKMMLVIADELDYLITKDRVVLHDLFMLTTLPFSKVILIGIANAIDLADRFLPKLQSLNCKPAVVSFRAYSMDQIIMILKQRLMALPYTVFQPQALELCARKVAATSGDMRKALGICRGAIEMLETELRESTCTSTLTSMVRVDHMAIALSRAYKSPIVDTIQSLPQHQQIVLCSVVKLFRKGKKDTTIGELNKFYIDICKSTLIPPVGIMELSCMCRVLGDQGILKLGQSRDDKLRRVTLQVDEADISFALQGIRFFRNCLQ, from the exons ATGCCGTCAATCGCTGCAGCCAGATCCTCACCAATGCCAATGGTAAACGGCGACGTTTCATCCCCTCACAAACGGCGGTTGAGATCCAATTCAGCTTCGTTCGATGATCCGGTTTGTAACACTCCAGCTAAATCATGCTCTTCGTTGAAGAGTAAATCGCCTCGTAGATCTGTCAATGATAGTCCGAATAGAAGCCGATCGAAT GTTGAAACTGGTGTTAGTTTATTGAAATTGAAGAATTCTCCGAGGAAGAAGTTGTTAGACAGTATTTTGGATAAACCGATCTGGAATCCAACAG ATTCGGAACAATTAAGTGTGGTGAAAGAGGCGTTGCATGTATCGACTGCACCGACTATGATTGTGTGCCGTGAGGATGAGCAGAAAAGGATAGTGGAGTTTTGTAAGCAATGTGTTGAGCAAGAGAAGGCTGGGAGCTTGTATATTTGTGGTTGTCCGGGGACCGGAAAATCGCTCTCGATGGAGAATGTGAAGGGGTGTTTGGCTGGTTGGGCTAAGGAG ACAGGTGGGCAGCTGCCGGATATTTTGGCTATAAACTGTACTTCTTTCTCAAACACATCAGAAATTTTCAACAAG ATACTTGAAAAAAGTAAACCAAATAAGAAAGTCAATGGTCGTTCTACAGCCTTAAAACAACTTCAGCAAATGTATTCTCAAAAGCAGCAGTCGGCTGACACTAAAATGAT GTTGGTTATAGCTGATGAGCTGGACTACTTGATTACTAAGGACCGAGTGGTGCTTCATGATCTATTTATGCTAACAACGTTGCCATTCTCTAAAGTTATATTGATAG GTATAGCTAATGCAATTGACTTAGCAGACCGATTTCTTCCAAAACTACAGTCTCTAAATT gtAAGCCAGCTGTTGTGTCTTTTCGAGCCTACTCGATGGATCAAATCATCATGATTCTCAAACAACGGCTGATG GCACTTCCTTACACCGTTTTCCAGCCACAAGCACTGGAACTCTGTGCACGC AAAGTAGCTGCAACATCTGGTGATATGAGGAAAGCTCTTGGTATCTGCAG GGGTGCGATAGAGATGCTTGAAACTGAGCTTAGAGAATCTACCTGCACTTCAACTTTGACATCCATG GTGAGGGTTGATCATATGGCTATTGCTTTGTCAAGGGCTTACAAATCACCAATAGTCGACACTATACAATCCCTTCCACAGCATCAACAG ATTGTACTATGTTCTGTTGTGAAGTTGTTTCGTAAAGGAAAGAAGGATACAACAATAGGAGAG TTGAACAAGTTTTATATTGATATCTGCAAATCAACATTGATACCACCAGTTGGTATAATGGAACTTTCATGCATGTGTAGAGTGCTAGGTGATCAG GGAATTCTAAAACTCGGTCAATCCCGAGATGATAAATTAAGGAGAGTGACGTTGCAAGTAGATGAAGCCGACATCAGTTTTGCATTGCAG GGCATTCGTTTCTTTAGGAACTGTCTTCAGTAA